Part of the Paeniglutamicibacter sulfureus genome, AGGGCAAGACGAAGTTCGCCGAAGTCACCCAGCGACTGGTTGGCATGCAGGGCGCGCAGAACCAGTTTGCGATCGTGCTTGACGGCACCGTGATCTCCGCCCCGACTGCAAACGCGGTGATCCCCGACGGGCGCGCCCAGATCACCGGCAACTTCACCGAGCAATCCTCCAAGGCCCTGGCCGACCAGCTGAAGTTCGGCGCCCTGCCGATCAGCTTCGACATCCAGTCCGAGCAGCAGATCTCCGCGACCCTTGGTTCGGACCAGCTGCGCAGCGGCCTCATCGCGGGCCTGATCGGCATGGGGCTGGTGGCCATCTACTCGCTCTTCCAGTACCGACTGCTGGGCATGGTGACCATCGTGTCGCTGATTGTTTCAGGACTGCTGACCTATCTGGCGCTGGTGCTGCTGGGCTGGTCCATGAACTACCGGCTCTCGCTGGCAGGCGTTGCGGGCCTGGTGGTGGCCATTGGCCTGATCGCCGACTCCTTCATCGTGTACTTCGAACGCATCCGCGACGAACTGCGCGACGGACGTCCGCTGACCTCGGCGGTGGAGATCGGCTGGAAACGCGCCAAGCGGACCATCCTGGCCTCCAAGGCCGTGAACATCCTGGCCGCGGTGGTGTTGTACATCGTTGCCGTGGGCAACGTGCGGGGCTTCGCCTTCACCCTGGGCCTGACCGCAATTGTCGATATCGTCGTGGTCTTCCTGCTCACCCACCCGACCCTGCAGCTGCTGGCCAAGACCAAGTTCTTCGGCGAGGGGCACCGCCTCTCCGGGCTCGACCCGTCACTGCTGGGAGCGGTGCCGCTGTACCGCGGTGCCGGACGCGTCCGGAGCTTCAGCCCCGAGGCCGAGGCGGCGCGCGGCAAGAAGAACGCCAATGCGGCTTCCGAAGCCGGGCGCCGGCAGACCATCGCCGAACGGCGCAAGGCCGCTACCAGCGTCTCGGCGCCCACCAAGCAGGACGAACCAGCCGGTAAGGATTCTTCAAATGGCTAATCTCGCAACATGGGGCAACGAGCTCTACACCGGCAAGCGGTCATACCCGTTCACCGGACGGCGCAAGCTCTGGCTGGTGCTCTCCGCGGTCCTGGTGCTGCTGGCCATCCTGGTCCCCGTCGCCAAGGGCGGATTCAACCTGGGCATCGAGTTCCGCGGCGGGTCCGAGTTCACCATCTCGAAGGTGGAACACACCGAGGTGCCCGCCGGGGAGTCCGCCGTCGTGGCGATCGCCCCGGACCACCACCCGCGGGTCACCAACATCGCCCCGAACACCATGCGCGTGCAGACCGACAAGCTCACCGACGACCAGACCCTGGACGTCGCCGAGGCACTGGCCGGCGCCTACGGCGTCACCAAGGCGGAAGTGACCTCGACCTTCGTCGGCCCCACCTGGGGCGCGGACATCTCGAAGCAGGCAATCATCGGCCTCATCGTGTTCGTGGTGCTGGTGGCGTTGCTCATGGCAGCCTACTTCCGCACCTGGAAAATGTCGCTCGCGGCAATCATCGGGCTGCTCCAGGTCGTGGTGATCACCGCCGGGATCTACTCGCTCTCCGGCTTCGAGGTCACGCCCTCGGCGATCATCGGCTTCCTGACGATCCTGAGCTATTCGCTCTATGACACCGTGGTGGTCTTCGACAAGGTGCGCGAAAACACCGCGGGGTTTGAGGGGCAGTCCAAGCGAAACTTCGAGGAACTGGTGAACCTGGGCATCAACCAGACCCTGGTGCGTTCCATCAACACCTCGGTGGTTGCAGTGCTGCCGGTGGCCTCGATCCTGTTCATCGGTTCCTACCTGCTGGGTGCCGGCACGCTGAAGGACCTGTCGCTGGCGCTGTTCATCGGCATCATCGTCTCGGCTCTCTCGACGCTCTTTGTCCAGGCTCCGCTCTACTCGCTGCTGCGCGACGGCGAACCGGAGATCGAACGCCACAACAAGAAGATCGAGGCAAGCCGACTGGCGAACGTCTAGTCTTTGCCTGCACACCGGGTTGAACCGGTGCATTGGACGGCGGGGCCCCCGGAGGATGACTCCGGTGGCCCCGCCGTCCGCCGTTGGCCCGGAAGTGCTATAACCTAGCAAGAGGAAGTTGGAGTGGCCTTCGCCGGCACCGCCCGCAGCGGCACCCGGAACGAGGGCCTGTTTCGACTTCCCGTGAACTTATTGCGGCGGCAGCGCCACGGCGACGGACCCTGATCGAAAAGGAGGCACCCGATGGCCGAGAACCACGGTGTCATGATGCCAGGGGCCCCGAATCCCGCACCCAGGCGCGGGACGATCTCCCGGCTGGTCCGCCTGGCCGGACGCGGGCCCAGTGCCCAGCCCCCGACCCTGGAGCCGTTGCTGCGCACTGTGCGTGCCCAGAACCCCAAGGCGGACCTCGACCTGCTGGCCCGCGCCTACGCCGTGGCCGAACGCTGCCACGAGGGCCAGAAGCGCAAGAGCGGTGATCCGTACATCACCCACCCCGTGGCGGTGGCCACGATCCTGGCGGAAATGGGCATGAACGGGGCGATCCTTGCCGCGGCCCTGCTGCACGACACCGTCGAGGACACCGACTACTCCCTGGAGACCCTCACCCGCGAGTTCGGCGAGGAGATCGCCAAGCTGGTGGACGGGGTCACCAAGCTGGACAAGGTGCAGTTCGGGGAGGCCGCGCAGGCGGAGACCGTGCGCAAGATGGTCATCGCGATGTCCAAGGACATCCGCGTGCTGCTGATCAAGCTGGCCGACCGCCTGCACAACGCGCGCACCTGGCGCTACGTCTCCCCGGAGTCCAGCGCCAAGAAGGCGCGCGAGACCCTGGAG contains:
- the secF gene encoding protein translocase subunit SecF, with the protein product MANLATWGNELYTGKRSYPFTGRRKLWLVLSAVLVLLAILVPVAKGGFNLGIEFRGGSEFTISKVEHTEVPAGESAVVAIAPDHHPRVTNIAPNTMRVQTDKLTDDQTLDVAEALAGAYGVTKAEVTSTFVGPTWGADISKQAIIGLIVFVVLVALLMAAYFRTWKMSLAAIIGLLQVVVITAGIYSLSGFEVTPSAIIGFLTILSYSLYDTVVVFDKVRENTAGFEGQSKRNFEELVNLGINQTLVRSINTSVVAVLPVASILFIGSYLLGAGTLKDLSLALFIGIIVSALSTLFVQAPLYSLLRDGEPEIERHNKKIEASRLANV
- the secD gene encoding protein translocase subunit SecD, whose protein sequence is MSSTGPIKQARKSLLWLGVIFLISAAILITGVLSGKAAFAPKLALDLEGGTQMILAPRVEGGAAATQEQLDQAVEIIRQRVDGTGVSEAEITTQSGRNVVVSMPGVPDTRTRELIQASANMEFRPVILAGPFTAVPEDQRLPEAELPKPSAEPENGSDLNWIDAALYQQFEAYDCPAELGQGSEESHDPSKPMISCDPDMGQKYILGPVEVPGADIADASFGMVRGQQGAVTGQWGVNLEFNNEGKTKFAEVTQRLVGMQGAQNQFAIVLDGTVISAPTANAVIPDGRAQITGNFTEQSSKALADQLKFGALPISFDIQSEQQISATLGSDQLRSGLIAGLIGMGLVAIYSLFQYRLLGMVTIVSLIVSGLLTYLALVLLGWSMNYRLSLAGVAGLVVAIGLIADSFIVYFERIRDELRDGRPLTSAVEIGWKRAKRTILASKAVNILAAVVLYIVAVGNVRGFAFTLGLTAIVDIVVVFLLTHPTLQLLAKTKFFGEGHRLSGLDPSLLGAVPLYRGAGRVRSFSPEAEAARGKKNANAASEAGRRQTIAERRKAATSVSAPTKQDEPAGKDSSNG